One Phoenix dactylifera cultivar Barhee BC4 chromosome 8, palm_55x_up_171113_PBpolish2nd_filt_p, whole genome shotgun sequence genomic window carries:
- the LOC103721728 gene encoding laccase-14-like: MTSLLSLVVVAFFALLFCPGWCETYHHVFHVKEASYTRLCRTKKILTVNGQFPGPTLYAYGGDKLVVKVYNIAQENVTIHWHGVKQPRNPWSDGSEYITQCAIQPGSSFIYTITFTDEEGTLWWHAHNDYTRATVHGAIVVYPRHGTSYPFPKPSGEVVIVLGEWWNKDVNTVLEKALETGGEPNASDSFTINGQPGDLYPCSKPGTFRMLVEHGKTYLLRVVNAAMDDGLFFSIADHLLTLVGSDGSYTKALTTDYILISPGETMDLLLKANQSPRNLYYMAARAFSYQPVNNIDNTTTTAIVQYKSHYTQRSTNPLLPTLPFYNDTEAASKFSFSIRSPAGMHWPISCPQRFDQRMIIAVAVNELECQLSGSCEGPNGTRLSASLNNISFVNPPIDILEAYYKGINGVFGASFPSRPLQYYNFTAEYQPLELLKPRLGTMVRVLEYGATVEIVFQGTSLVRAESHPMHLHGFSFYVVGWGFGNFNEKKDPLGYNLEDPPLKNTIGVPRNGWVAVRFTANNPGVWLLHCHLERHLIWGMNTVFLVKDGEGPGTKLLPPPPHMPPC; this comes from the exons ATGACATCGTTGTTATCGCTTGTGGTGGTGGCGTTCTTTGCGCTACTCTTTTGCCCAGGCTGGTGCGAGACCTATCACCATGTCTTCCAT GTGAAAGAGGCATCTTACACTCGGTTGTGCAGGACGAAGAAGATTTTGACGGTCAACGGACAGTTTCCTGGGCCTACTTTATATGCTTACGGAGGAGACAAGTTGGTcgtcaaggtctacaacattgCACAAGAGAATGTAACCATACACTG GCATGGAGTAAAGCAACCAAGGAATCCATGGTCAGATGGCTCCGAATACATCACCCAATGCGCTATCCAGCCCGGATCCTCCTTCATCTACACCATCACGTTCACCGACGAAGAAGGCACGCTTTGGTGGCACGCCCACAATGACTACACCCGGGCCACCGTTCACGGCGCCATCGTCGTGTACCCCAGACATGGGACCTCGTACCCCTTCCCAAAGCCCAGTGGAGAAGTCGTCATAGTACTCG GAGAGTGGTGGAACAAGGACGTGAATACAGTACTTGAGAAGGCCCTTGAAACAGGAGGAGAGCCTAACGCGTCGGATTCGTTCACTATTAATGGACAACCCGGCGATCTCTACCCGTGCTCCAAGCCAG GAACTTTCAGAATGCTTGTAGAACATGGCAAGACCTACCTCCTCCGAGTGGTGAATGCCGCAATGGATGACGGCCTATTCTTCTCGATCGCCGATCACCTGCTCACTCTTGTTGGGTCTGATGGGAGCTACACCAAAGCACTAACTACAGACTACATCCTGATAAGCCCAGGCGAGACCATGGACCTGCTACTGAAAGCCAACCAATCCCCTAGAAACCTCTACTACATGGCGGCAAGAGCATTTAGCTATCAACCGGTCAACAATATCGACAACACCACCACCACTGCCATCGTCCAATACAAGTCCCATTACACCCAACGGTCCACCAACCCTCTCCTCCCAACTCTTCCCTTCTACAACGATACTGAAGCAGCTTCCAAGTTCAGCTTTTCAATCCGTAGTCCCGCAGGCATGCACTGGCCCATCAGTTGCCCTCAAAGGTTCGACCAACGGATGATAATAGCAGTGGCCGTGAACGAGCTCGAGTGCCAATTAAGTGGCTCGTGTGAAGGACCTAATGGCACCAGGCTCTCAGCGAGTCTTAACAACATAAGCTTCGTGAACCCGCCCATAGATATCCTTGAAGCATATTACAAGGGGATAAATGGGGTTTTTGGTGCAAGTTTTCCGAGCAGGCCCTTACAGTACTACAATTTCACAGCGGAGTACCAGCCGCTGGAGCTTTTGAAGCCTAGGCTGGGGACGATGGTTAGGGTTTTGGAGTATGGGGCAACGGTGGAGATTGTTTTCCAGGGCACGTCGCTGGTGAGGGCTGAGAGCCATCCCATGCACTTGCATGGCTTCAGCTTTTACGTGGTGGGGTGGGGATTTGGGAATTTTAACGAAAAGAAGGATCCATTAGGATATAACTTGGAGGACCCTCCGCTGAAGAATACAATTGGAGTTCCAAGGAATGGATGGGTGGCCGTCAGGTTTACAGCTAATAATCCTG GGGTGTGGCTCTTGCACTGCCATTTGGAGCGCCATCTCATATGGGGAATGAACACCGTGTTCCTAGTGAAAGATGGTGAGGGCCCGGGGACAAAGCTGCTGCCTCCACCTCCTCACATGCCTCCATGTTAA